The nucleotide window AGTGTTCGATGAGAGGTTTTTTTTACCAATGGTTGTGGGAGGCCGCGATTGCATTCAGCCCGGAATTCATTTAAGATTATTTGAAGGTCTGTCTTCTTATCATTAAGAGAATGGGCTGTTGGAAGGGCATGCATTTGTACCCAATGTTGTGAATGCGCTAATAATGGAAAGAACTGATACACGATCTGATGTACATAGAGGCACAGCGAATGCTGAAAGGAAGAGACAAATGGCGAAAAAAGTGAAAGTATCCGAATTGGTGCAGCAGTTTCAGTTAGAGGTTGTTTCTGGATCTCATGGACTGAAAAGAGTCATTACGGTAGATGATCTGAACCGTCCTGGTCTGGAAATGGCCGGTTATTTTGAATACCATCCACAAGAACGGGTACAGCTGCTTGGAAGAACGGAGTTAGCCTTTTTTGCAATGTTACCCGAGCAAGAGCGGCGCGATCGCATGCAACGTCTATGCACGGAAGAGACGCCTTGTATCGTTGTAACGCGTGGACTGGAAGTTCCACAAGAGCTGATTGATATCAGTGAAGAACAGAATCTGGCGGTACTTCGCAGCAACATGGCGACAACGATTCTATCCAGCCGGATTACCGGTTTCCTGGAGAAGAAACTGGCACCAACAGCAACCATCCATGGTGTACTTTGTGACGTCTATGGCGTAGGTATGCTGATCACGGGTAGTAGCGGTATTGGTAAGAGTGAAACAGCCCTTGAACTGGTTAAACGTGGACACCGACTGATTGCCGATGATGCGGTAGAGATCCGTCAAACGTCAGATTTTCAGCTGCACGGTACAGCACCTGAATTGATCCGCCATTTACTCGAAATTCGTGGTGTCGGCATTATCAACGTCATGACATTGTTCGGAGCCGGTGCGGTTCGGAATAACAAGCGGATTACCTTGGTTGTACGTCTGGAAGCTTGGCAGCAAGATAAACAATATGATCGTCTGGGTCTGGATGAAGAGACTACACGTATCATTGATACCGATGTGCCTCTGGTTACGATCCCTGTTCGTCCGGGACGGAACTTGGCCGTTATTATTGAAGTGGCCGGCATGAACTATCGTCTGAAACAAATGGGTCTGAATGCTGCACTGCAATTCACGAACAAGCTGACAGCAACCATTTCGGAAGATATGGAAGACATGGATTAAGAAACGTTTTATACAAGGAAAAGAAGACAGATGGTTGACATGTACTGCTTTTCTTAAGGCGCAGTGCATGCCAACCATTCGTCATGCGTGCGATTGAGCGAATTTATAGGAGTGTGAATGAATGGATACATTATTACTGTTGAACCCGATTGCGTTCTCTATTGGAGCGTTAAAGGTTCACTGGTACGGGCTTATTCTTGGTGCCGCGGCACTTATAGGATTACTGCTCGTGATCCGGGAGGGCAAACGCTACAATATCCCGCAGGAAGTGTTCATGGACATGGTTCTGTTGGGTGTGCCATCTGCCATCATCGGTGCCCGCATCTACTACGTCGCATTTAAGTGGGAAGATTATAAGGATAATTTCTGGGATGTCTTTAAAATATGGAATGGCGGTATCGCCATCTACGGTGCGCTTATAGGTGCAATCATCTGTGCAGTTATTTTCTTCCGTCGTAAAGGGTATAACTTCTGGCGTATGGCCGATATTTGTGCGCCTGGACTGCTCGTTGGACAGTTGATCGGACGCTGGGGAAACTTTGTAAATCAGGAAGCCTACGGCGGTCCTGTGGAAGAAGCATTTTTGAGAGACAAGCTTCATCTTCCGGACTTTATTGTGAATCAAATGAACGTGGATGGCGTATTCCACCATCCTGCATTTTTGTATGAATCGATGTGGAGTCTCGTTGGTCTGGTCTTGTTGCTGGTTCTGCGTCGTCAGAAGTTTCTCCGTTCAGGTGAACTGTTCATGTCTTATTTCATCTGGTACTCTATCGGCCGCTTCTTCATTGAAGCTCTACGTACGGACAGTCTGGGCTTCCAGGCTCCGCAGTGGGTTGCTTCATTAGTGAACGGGCTGTGGTCTCCAATGACTGCAATGGGCTTTGAACAAGGATATCTGGATCCTGCTTACGGTAACGTACGAATCTCGCAACTGCTCGCGATTGGCATCATTATTGTTGCTGTTGTATTCATTGTGGTGAGAAGAGTGACAGGCAAAGCGGACGTTCGTTACAGTGATCCAATTGTATCGTCCAAAGTTCCTTCAGATGATATGGAGCATACGGGAACGGTTGCTGGCAAAGAGAACAAGGTAACCCCTCCAACCAAAGATGAATCCAAGCAAGTTGATGATAAAAAGGAGTAATGCAACATGATTGACACGGTATTGTTCGATCTGGATGGAACGATTATTGATACCAATGAGCTGATTATCAGCTCATTCCAGCACGTCATGGGGGGATGGGAACATTCAGCTCCATGGACACGGGAACAGATTATTCCGCATATGGGTGGCACACTGGAGCAGCAAATGCGCACCTTCTCTGGCCAGGAGGAAGTCTCCGAGTACGTGAAAGGTTACCGTGCCTATAATGATATACATCATGAAGCGATGGTTAGACCTTTTCCACATGTTATTGAGGTAGTAAAAGCTCTACATCAGGCTGGTATTGTGATGGGTGTGGTCACAACCAAAATTCGTCCATCTACATTAAAGGTGCTGGAGCGATTTGATCTACTGAAGTACATGAAGACGATTGTAACAGTGACCGACGTGACGAATCCGAAGCCGCACGCTGAACCGGTACTGAAAGCGATGACGGAACTGGGGGCAGATCCTGCCAAAACGTTAATGGTGGGTGACAGTCCGGTGGATATCCAATCGGCACAGAATGCGGGCGCTCTCTCAGCGGGAGTTGCATGGTCTCTTAAAGGAGAAACGATCCTGAATGGATATGGCCCGGATCACATGTTGCATGATATGAGAGACTTGTTGAAACTCATCCGGGTTGAAACGGGACGTTCATGAGAAAAGTAACCCGCTATCCGGTAGAGGACCAGAATGCACTTTGGCATATCTACAAGACAGTGAGTCCGTGGAAGGGCGTGCGTAATTTTATCTGGATTCAGTTGTCACGCTACTGTCCGATTCTCTCGGTGAAGAACTGGATTTACCGCCGAATGCTCGGTATGAAGGTGGGAAAACATACGGCCTTCGGCTTGATGGTGATGGTGGATGTGTTTTTTCCGGAGAAAATATCGGTCGGTGAAAACTCGGTTATCGGTTACAACACAACGATTCTCGCTCATGAGTATCTCATTAAGGAGTACAGGCTCGGTGAGGTGATTATCGGGGAAAATGTACTGATTGGTGCCAATACAACGATTCTGCCCGGGGTAACGATCGGGGATGGAGCCGTTGTGGCTGCGGGAGCAGTCGTACATAAGGATGTTGCTCCAGGAGCTTTTGTTGGAGGCAATCCACTGCGTGATTTATCCCGTTCAGCAGCTTCCACGGAAGAGACTGTCTTTTACACGGATGATTCTTCTCAGGGGAGTGTGCATTAAATCAATAAAGTGATGAATGAAGAGGAATTAATGAAGATGGATTGAAGTAAAAAGCTGCTGATGGCAGCTTTTTTCGTATATAAATACCGATTGGTGAGGGTAGCGGTGTGTGTATAAAACATTATGTCCATCCAAGGGTGATCAAGCTTCGGTATTGTTGACTGTGGTGAGGATTTCATGTTATCATATCCCATATCCTTTAGTTTGTTAGCACTTTACCATGTGAAAGTATTTCGAGAGAATTTAACGTGATAAAGGTTGAACTAAACCAATAGTTGAAGATTTTTGCAGCAAAACGGTGATTCAGGGTTACAAGATAGAATGGGGATTTACACTACATAAATCCTGTTGAAATAGAACGAGCGCCACTCTTAAATTACTGACTCGGGGTGAATAATACCAATGTCCAAACCAAAAGGCTTTGAAAAACCGACCGGATTTCGTGACTACACACCACATGTAGTATCCAAGCTACGGACGATTGAGCGGAATGTACTGGAATGTATGGAACGCTGGGGTTACCGTCAGATCATCACACCAACAATTGAATACTACGACACGGTAGGTGTAGCAAGCTCTACATCTGATCGCAAATTGTTTAAATTACTGAACAGTCGGGGAACCACGCTGGTGCTGAGATCGGATCTAACGGCTCCGATTGCACGCGTCGTTTCATCCATGCTCAAAGATGAGCAGTTACCGCTGCGTCTGTCCTACCATGCGAACGTATTTCGTTCCATTGAAGAGGAAGCCGGACGTGAGGCTGAATTCTTCCAAACTGGCGTGGAGCTAGTAGGGGACGACTCACCTGAGGCGGATGCAGAAGTTGTTGCGCTTGCGATTGCCTCTTTGCAGGCAGCGGGCGTGTCTTCTTTTAAAATAGCCATGGGCCACATGGGATTCCTGAACGGATTACTGGAAGAAGTGATTCCAGGCCAGACCGCTGAGCAGGAGCAATTGAAGGAAGGGTTGCTTGGACGTGATTATGTCGGATATCGCCAGTCGATTGAAGCATTGAATCTGGAGCCGAAGCTGAAAGAACAGCTTGAAGCGATCCTGCGTTTGCGCGGAGGTAAGGAAGTATGCACACATGCGGCAGAGCTAAGTTCAAGTGCTGAAGCAGCCCAGTCGATTGCACATCTATGTGCAGTATTCGAAGTGTTGGAAGCTTACGGTGTATCCGAACATGTGCTGATTGATCTGACGATGATCGGTGATTTCTCCTATTATACGGGCATGACGTTTGAAGGGTATGCAGCAGAACTGGGCTCACCGGTATGTAGCGGCGGACGGTATGATAATCTGTTACAACAGTTTGGGCGCTCGTTGCCAGCTACAGGATTTGCACTGAAAACCAACCGGATTATTGATGGCGTTCACGGCATCATCATTGAAGAGAAAAAACCAATACTTATCCAATATAGCCCGAAAAGTCGGGCCGAGGCACTAACAGAAGCGGCAAGATTACGTAGTATGGGACAAAATGTAGTCACGCTCCTCCTTTCTGAAGCCGGAGCTGAGGCAAATGCTGTATCAAATGGAGCAACAACCGTTCAAGCGGAGCAGGTTATTACTTACGGATCTGAAGAAGGAGGACGCTGAGATGTCGGATATTCTGAAGGTGGCCATGCCGAAGGGCCGAATCTATAAAAAAGCCTCCAAACTGTTCCGTGAAGCGGGGCTGGATATTCCAGAAGACGTGGACGATACACGCAGATTGGTCATTGAAGTACCGGAAGCGGGAATGGAATTCATTATGGCGAAGCCAGTAGATGTTCCAACGTATGTGGAGTACGGTGTTGCTGATATCGGAATTGTCGGTAAAGACGTGCTGCTGGAGGAAAATCGGGACGTGTACGAACTGTTGAATCTGGGAATCGCTCAGTGCCGTATGTCTGTAATCGGACTTCCCGACTGGAAGCCCGGCATCCAGCAACGTGTCGCAACGAAGTATCCGAGGATTGCTTCGCAGTATTTCCGGGAGCAGGGACAACAGGTCGAGGTGATCAAGCTGAATGGTTCCATTGAGCTTGCACCTTTGATTGGTCTAGCAGACCGGATTGTCGATCTGGTGGAGACAGGTCAGACGCTACGCGAGAACGGATTGGTGGAGATGACAGGCATTCTGGACATCACCAGCCGTCTTATCGCCAATCGGGTAAGTTATCGGATGAAAAATGCACGAATCCAGGCTTTATGTGATGCGCTTCAGCAGGTCATTCCGGCATCGAATGAGATTTCGACGGGAAGCCTTCGGGGATAAATTAATGTTTTGGAAACATAGATGAGAAACATACAAAGCAGAAGCAAAAGTAAGAGTATGAGTAAGAGTAAGAGACACAACAAAGAAACGAATCGGCCATAATTAGGCAGGCATTACAGGGGATAAGGAGGTTGTACGCATGAAAATTGTACCTGCACGGGAGTTTGATCTGAAGCGGGAAGTAGAGTATGGTACGCCGGAGCAAAATGAAACGGTACGGCGCATTGTCAGCGACATTCGCCGTGAAGGGGATGCGGCACTGCTGCGTTACACAGAGCAGCTGGACCGCACGAAGCTGACGGCCGCGGATTTGCGCGTGCCGCAGGAAGAGCTGCAGGCGGCTTATGCAGCCGTGGAGCCATCCTTTGTGACGGCGATTCGGCAAGCCGCCGCCAACATTCGTGCGTTTCACGAGAAACAGAAACGCAACTCGTGGATGGATTGGCAGCCGGACGGCAGCCTGCTGGGCCAGGTCATCCGACCGCTGAAGCGGGTCGGCGTCTATGTACCTGGTGGCAAAGCAGCGTATCCATCGTCTGTGCTGATGAATGTGATTCCGGCACAGGTGGCAGGCGTGCCGGAGATTGTTCTTGTGACGCCGCCGTCAACGAACGGTGGCGAAGGTATTAACCCGTACATTCTCGTTGCTGCTGCGGAAGCAGGCGTGAGCGAGATGTACCGGGTTGGCGGCGCTCAAGCTATCGCCGCCCTGGCTTACGGCACGGAGAGTATTGCCCCGGTCGACAAGATCTGTGGACCGGGCAATATTTACGTGGCGCTCGCGAAGCGCGAGGTGTACGGTGCGGTCGATATCGACAGTATCGCCGGGCCGAGTGAGATTGTGGTGCTCGCCGATGATACGGCGAATCCAGTGTACGTCGCCGCCGACCTGTTGTCGCAGGCGGAACATGACGAGATGGCATCGGCCATTCTCGTCACGAATTCGACCACGCTGGCGGAAGCCGTGCAGGGCGAAGTGCAGCGGCAGCTTGAAGTGCTGCCGCGTCGTGATATCGCTGCTGCTTCCGTGGAGCAGTATGGCGCGATTATTGTGGTCGATTCCATCGATGAAGGGATCGACGTGGTGAACCGGCTCGCACCGGAGCATCTGGAGATCATGGTGCAGGAGCCGATGGCTTACGCTGGCCGGATCGAGAATGCTGGCGCGATCTTCCTCGGCCCATACAGCTCGGAGCCGGTAGGGGATTACTTTGCCGGACCGAATCATATTATTCCAACCAATGGAACCGCGCGGTTCAGTTCACCGGTGGATGTGGATGATTTTATCAAGAAGTCGAGTCTGATCTATTATAGTAAAGAAGCGCTGCTGCAGAACGGAGCGGCTATTATAGAGTTGGCCCGCCATGAGGGTCTTGAAGGGCATGCCCGTGCAATCGCTGTACGGTTAGAACAGGAAGGAAAGGCGGAATTGGACAATGGATAAGCAAAATAATGGTGTGGAACTTGAAAACAAAGGTGCAGTGCGCCAAGCAGAGGTTGACCGCAAAACAAACGAGACCAATATCCAGTTGGCTTTTACTGTAGATGGAACTGGACAATCCACGATTGAAACGGATGTACCTTTCCTGAACCATATGCTGGATCTGTTCACGAAGCACGGACAATTCGACCTGAACGTGCAGGCTCGCGGAGATATTGATATCGACGATCATCACACGGTTGAAGACATCGGAATCTGTCTGGGACAGACGTTGCGAGAAGCGTTGGGTGACAAACGCGGTATTAAGCGTTATGCCAGTGTTTTTGTACCGATGGACGAGGCGTTAGCTCAGGTCATTATTGATGTGAGTAATCGACCTCACTTTGAATACCGTGCAGAATACCCTTCCCAACAGGTTGGCAGCTTCTCCACAGAGCTGGTACATGAATTCCTGTGGAAATTGGCATTGGAAGCTCGGATCACGTTGCATGTCATTGTGCACTATGGTCAGAACACGCACCACATGATTGAAGCGATCTTTAAGGCGTTAGGACGTGCACTGGATGAAGCAACGATGATTGATCCACGTGTAACGGGTGTACCTTCCACGAAGGGAGTGCTGTAGACGATGGCGATTGCAATTGTCGATTACGGTATGGGGAACCTGCACAGCGTCGGCAAAGCGGTCGAACGTCTTGGCTACGAAGCGCTGGTCACGGGTGACCGGGAAGAGATTCTTGGCGCAGATGGTGTCATTCTGCCAGGCGTAGGTGCTTTTGGTGATGCGATGGTTCATCTGAAGGAGAGTGGACTGGATACGGTGGTGAAGGAAGCCGCTGCCGGGTCCAAACCACTGCTCGGTATCTGTCTGGGCATGCAATTGTTGTTCAGCTCAAGTGAAGAGCATGGAGATAATGAGGGACTGGATATTTTGCCAGGTAAAGTGGTGCGATTCGCACCAGGAGAACTGAAGGTTCCTCACATGGGTTGGAACCGTTTGGAATTCCTGCAAGCCGAAAACCCGCTATTTACGGGTCTTGAGGCAGGTCATGTCTATTTTGTCCATTCTTATCATGCACTTACTGAAAACAGGGACGATCTGCTGGCAGTGACGGATTACGGACATCCAGTTACAGCCATTGTAGGCAGAGGATCGAACTTCGGTATGCAATTCCACCCGGAAAAAAGCGGCGAGCTTGGTATGAAGCTACTCGGCAACTTT belongs to Paenibacillus sp. FSL H8-0079 and includes:
- the hprK gene encoding HPr(Ser) kinase/phosphatase, which produces MAKKVKVSELVQQFQLEVVSGSHGLKRVITVDDLNRPGLEMAGYFEYHPQERVQLLGRTELAFFAMLPEQERRDRMQRLCTEETPCIVVTRGLEVPQELIDISEEQNLAVLRSNMATTILSSRITGFLEKKLAPTATIHGVLCDVYGVGMLITGSSGIGKSETALELVKRGHRLIADDAVEIRQTSDFQLHGTAPELIRHLLEIRGVGIINVMTLFGAGAVRNNKRITLVVRLEAWQQDKQYDRLGLDEETTRIIDTDVPLVTIPVRPGRNLAVIIEVAGMNYRLKQMGLNAALQFTNKLTATISEDMEDMD
- the lgt gene encoding prolipoprotein diacylglyceryl transferase — its product is MDTLLLLNPIAFSIGALKVHWYGLILGAAALIGLLLVIREGKRYNIPQEVFMDMVLLGVPSAIIGARIYYVAFKWEDYKDNFWDVFKIWNGGIAIYGALIGAIICAVIFFRRKGYNFWRMADICAPGLLVGQLIGRWGNFVNQEAYGGPVEEAFLRDKLHLPDFIVNQMNVDGVFHHPAFLYESMWSLVGLVLLLVLRRQKFLRSGELFMSYFIWYSIGRFFIEALRTDSLGFQAPQWVASLVNGLWSPMTAMGFEQGYLDPAYGNVRISQLLAIGIIIVAVVFIVVRRVTGKADVRYSDPIVSSKVPSDDMEHTGTVAGKENKVTPPTKDESKQVDDKKE
- the ppaX gene encoding pyrophosphatase PpaX: MIDTVLFDLDGTIIDTNELIISSFQHVMGGWEHSAPWTREQIIPHMGGTLEQQMRTFSGQEEVSEYVKGYRAYNDIHHEAMVRPFPHVIEVVKALHQAGIVMGVVTTKIRPSTLKVLERFDLLKYMKTIVTVTDVTNPKPHAEPVLKAMTELGADPAKTLMVGDSPVDIQSAQNAGALSAGVAWSLKGETILNGYGPDHMLHDMRDLLKLIRVETGRS
- a CDS encoding DapH/DapD/GlmU-related protein — translated: MRKVTRYPVEDQNALWHIYKTVSPWKGVRNFIWIQLSRYCPILSVKNWIYRRMLGMKVGKHTAFGLMVMVDVFFPEKISVGENSVIGYNTTILAHEYLIKEYRLGEVIIGENVLIGANTTILPGVTIGDGAVVAAGAVVHKDVAPGAFVGGNPLRDLSRSAASTEETVFYTDDSSQGSVH
- a CDS encoding ATP phosphoribosyltransferase regulatory subunit, with the protein product MSKPKGFEKPTGFRDYTPHVVSKLRTIERNVLECMERWGYRQIITPTIEYYDTVGVASSTSDRKLFKLLNSRGTTLVLRSDLTAPIARVVSSMLKDEQLPLRLSYHANVFRSIEEEAGREAEFFQTGVELVGDDSPEADAEVVALAIASLQAAGVSSFKIAMGHMGFLNGLLEEVIPGQTAEQEQLKEGLLGRDYVGYRQSIEALNLEPKLKEQLEAILRLRGGKEVCTHAAELSSSAEAAQSIAHLCAVFEVLEAYGVSEHVLIDLTMIGDFSYYTGMTFEGYAAELGSPVCSGGRYDNLLQQFGRSLPATGFALKTNRIIDGVHGIIIEEKKPILIQYSPKSRAEALTEAARLRSMGQNVVTLLLSEAGAEANAVSNGATTVQAEQVITYGSEEGGR
- the hisG gene encoding ATP phosphoribosyltransferase → MSDILKVAMPKGRIYKKASKLFREAGLDIPEDVDDTRRLVIEVPEAGMEFIMAKPVDVPTYVEYGVADIGIVGKDVLLEENRDVYELLNLGIAQCRMSVIGLPDWKPGIQQRVATKYPRIASQYFREQGQQVEVIKLNGSIELAPLIGLADRIVDLVETGQTLRENGLVEMTGILDITSRLIANRVSYRMKNARIQALCDALQQVIPASNEISTGSLRG
- the hisD gene encoding histidinol dehydrogenase is translated as MKIVPAREFDLKREVEYGTPEQNETVRRIVSDIRREGDAALLRYTEQLDRTKLTAADLRVPQEELQAAYAAVEPSFVTAIRQAAANIRAFHEKQKRNSWMDWQPDGSLLGQVIRPLKRVGVYVPGGKAAYPSSVLMNVIPAQVAGVPEIVLVTPPSTNGGEGINPYILVAAAEAGVSEMYRVGGAQAIAALAYGTESIAPVDKICGPGNIYVALAKREVYGAVDIDSIAGPSEIVVLADDTANPVYVAADLLSQAEHDEMASAILVTNSTTLAEAVQGEVQRQLEVLPRRDIAAASVEQYGAIIVVDSIDEGIDVVNRLAPEHLEIMVQEPMAYAGRIENAGAIFLGPYSSEPVGDYFAGPNHIIPTNGTARFSSPVDVDDFIKKSSLIYYSKEALLQNGAAIIELARHEGLEGHARAIAVRLEQEGKAELDNG
- the hisB gene encoding imidazoleglycerol-phosphate dehydratase HisB, whose product is MDKQNNGVELENKGAVRQAEVDRKTNETNIQLAFTVDGTGQSTIETDVPFLNHMLDLFTKHGQFDLNVQARGDIDIDDHHTVEDIGICLGQTLREALGDKRGIKRYASVFVPMDEALAQVIIDVSNRPHFEYRAEYPSQQVGSFSTELVHEFLWKLALEARITLHVIVHYGQNTHHMIEAIFKALGRALDEATMIDPRVTGVPSTKGVL
- the hisH gene encoding imidazole glycerol phosphate synthase subunit HisH, with translation MAIAIVDYGMGNLHSVGKAVERLGYEALVTGDREEILGADGVILPGVGAFGDAMVHLKESGLDTVVKEAAAGSKPLLGICLGMQLLFSSSEEHGDNEGLDILPGKVVRFAPGELKVPHMGWNRLEFLQAENPLFTGLEAGHVYFVHSYHALTENRDDLLAVTDYGHPVTAIVGRGSNFGMQFHPEKSGELGMKLLGNFLALTGSVVQR